The genomic window CGATCGAGAACGGCGACATCTAATAAATTTTTTAATCCAGTCTGGTAAAAGCTATTGAGATAGGCATATTTAAGTACATCTGTACTGTCTTGACCGTAGGGATCTAAGTGCCTCTGTAAAACAATTTTATCTTGGGTTAACGTGCCTGTTTTGTCAGTACACAGGATATTCATAGAGCCAAAGTCTTGAATCGCATCAATGTTTTTGACAATTACCTTTTTGTTAGACATAGCGATCGCTCCCTTTGCCAAATTTGCTGTGACAATTACAGGTAACATTTCTGGAGCTAGTCCTACAGCCACAGATAAAGCGAAGGTGAATGCCTCAATCCAATTACCTTTAACTACTCCATTAATCAGAAAGACTAGCGGAGCCATAATCAGCATAAAGCGCACTAGCAGAATAGTTACACCATTTACACCTTTATCAAAACTGGTTCGTGGTTTGCGATCGCTAAGAGTTTTAGCCAGTGATGCTAAATAAGTATGACTACCAGTTTCGGCGACAACAGCCGTTCCCGAACCACTAACTACCGTTGTACCCATGAAACAGAGATTGACTAGCTCTAGTGGGTTTGTCTCCTTATCATCGGGGAGTTCTGGGTGTTTTTCAGTGGGTAGAGACTCCCCGGTTAGGGTTGACTGACTCAAGAATAAATCCTTCGCAGTAATCAGCCTGACATCGGCGGGAATCATATCTCCGGCAGAAAGAAAGATAATATCACCAGGTACTAGCAGTTTCACCGCAATTTGTTTACCTGCGGTTATTCCTTTATCTTCTTTCGATGCAGCATCCTGGCGATTCACCGTTGCCGTTGCGCTCACCATTTCCCGCAGCTTTTCGGCAGCTTTACTTGACTGAAATTCTTGGGAAAAGCGCAGCAACCCACCAAAAATCACCATCATAGAAATGATGAAGGCGGCGGTTAGACTTCCAGTTAGTAGTGAAATAGTCGCCAGAGCAATGAGTAAAAGCGAGAGGGGATTAGTTACTGTTTTCAGTAATTGGACATACCATGCGATCGCTTTTTCGCGCTCGATCTCATTCAACCCGGATTTTCCTAACCGCCGTTTAGCTTCCGTCTCACTCAGTCCTTCTAGAGAAGTATCGAATAAGTGTATAACTTCATTTACACTACTATGAGCGACATTGATGAGCGTTTTAGATGAATCTACAGACGGGCTAGCTCTGGTTTTAGGCTTTTTGGACGCATTGGCAGTTTGACCTAATTTCTTCATAAAATAATTCAATTGTTAAATTGACGTGAGTTTGGCGCATTGATTTAGGTACAAAAAAGACTAAAGTTTGTTTTTTTGGGGTGAGTTAACGAGCAGAAATTGTTTGCCATTCTTGGATCGCTGTGGAGGGGATTTGTAACTTGATTGATGTCCCACTTACCATCGGCAAAGTTAGGTGAAGGGGAATTTCAGCCTGCAACTGTGGTAAAACTTGCTGAATGTCATATTCTCCGACATTGGTTAGGGCTGATGTGTCCTGAGAAATTTTGCTAGAAACATTCTTGGCGGTAAAAGTTTTGCCTAGAGATGTAGTTAGAGTAAGGGTTTGAGTGCGATCAAATTCTACTGCACCAGGAAAGCCCACTAGCCGCAAAGAAACCATAGCACTACCATCGGGATAGATCCGCTTGAAGGCGATCGCCTGCCAGGATTTTCCAGTCTGATCTTGCAAGTTTTGTCGGGATTGATAGAGCATTTGCCCAGTTGCTTCTTCAATTTTCGTTATAGCAGCAAAAGCGGGTAAGGGACTCCAAACAAGTAGTGAAAGGCAGATTAAAGCAGCCAGCAGCCAGCGCACGGGGCGAATTTTAAACCTGTTGCAGCAGATAGAGTTGATCGTCAAAGTCTTCACAAAGTTAAATATCATAAGATTGCTCGTGAAATAGATTCAACAGTCCTAGCACCAAGATTGTTCTCCTGGCGGATTGTGTAGCAACTCGCGGATATTGGCTTCGATGACCCGATAACCTACATTGCCGTTGAGTCTCTGCCTACCTTCATTAAAAATCAGGGTAGGACTGACCGTAACCGTATGTTCTTTGATTAAGTCAAAATCTTTTGATAACTGAGCGTAAGCCTCACCAGTATCGATCTGAGCTTGAATAGCAGCAACGGGGAGTCCTAATTTCTCGGCGATTTCAAATTGCACAGGGCGATCGCCAACCTTTGCTAGTTGGGTAAAAAATGCCTCTCGAAATGCCCAAGTTGCTTTTTCAAACATCTGTTGTTCTACTAAACCCTTCTTTTCTAGAAGTTGTATGGCATGGAGAAACAAATGACAGGAGGTAGATGATGGTGGTGTAACGTGAGTCCAGATGTCAGGATGAACGGTGATGTGAGCGAACTTTTTGGCAACTTCCTGAATATGATTGCTGTAGCCTGGCAATCCTCCGCGATCGCGCCATTGTTTCTCTAGCTTTTCTGGCGCATTACCAAAGACGGGGACAAAGTGGTATTCAATCTCAATCTGGTCTTGAAAGGTTGTTTTCAACTCATCTATGCGAACCTGAGCAATATAAGCCCAAATACAGAGAACATCAGAAAAGTAAAAAATATTAATGGGTTTCATGGCTATTTTAGTAATGGGGGTGAAAAACTTGCTTTCAATTTGAGTAAGAGCAATAGATTTTGCTACAGTGCAAACTCATAGTTAATCTCTGTAATCTTTCCTTTGAAATAAAGCCGAAGCCCTTCTGGATGCTCCCATCCCACTTCGCCATATAAAGGAATGAGCATCCCATTTTGAATTGAATATTCCCCAAATCGACCGACCCAAGGCATTGCAGTCAGCTTGTCACGATAACGAGCCTCAGCCCTAATCGTAGAAATTACTCCTTCAGCATTAAACTGAAATACTAGGGAAACAGTTGTAGCGCCATCGGTCAAAGTACCACGAGCAGAAGTGTCATTAATTGCTTCCCAAACCACACCCTGACTGGGCAACAAAGCCGTAGGATACCAGACCGCTTCTGCCAAGAATCGCAATAATTCACCTTGGTTCAATTCAGGCGTATCGTGCATTTTTGCAAGGGTGAAAAGACCGAGTAATGATGCGTGCAAGTTGCCTTCCCCTAACAAATAGGTATCATGGACAAAAGCATTTAGCAATGGAGCGATCTGGATACGCGCATCCCAATCAAAACCCAGACGTTGAGCCACAAAAAGTTGAGTAGCAGTAAACGGATTCCACTTATCTTTCATTTCATTCAGATTGAACTCTCCCTGCTGAAAGAGTTTGACCGCAGACACGATCGATTGTTTATCTTTAAGCACCGTTTGAAAAAATCGCTGTACAGGGGCGGGTTCGCCTGAAATTTCTTTTTGCTCGTAGATTTTGGGCTGAATTTCCCGCCGTCCATTTGTTAATTGGGCGCGTAAGTTATCAGTACCTATCTGCCAGCGATAGCTACCATAAATGGCGGCAATTCCTAAGCTGACTATGATTAAGACACTAATAATTGCCATCCATTGAATCCACATGATACTTACCTCTGTTTGTTAATTGAGAATTTGATAGATTGTGATGATGAAAGCGATCGCAAAAAGTGTTGTATAAATTAACTTCGTATACTTGGCAAGCCAACTGGGAAGATAAATATCAAAATTGTCTTTTGGAGAATTTGTATAGTTTCGTGCCATCAGATTTAATGGGCAGTGGTTTTTAAAAGCTAGTAAAATTAGCCCTTCTAAAAATACAAATCCATAACCCATCCAGAGCCAGAGATCGAGTTTGTTGGCGATCGCAGCATAAAGCATATAAAAAATTACAAAATTAAAGAATATCCATATCAAGGTATGGATGACTTTAATTAGAGTCAATTTAGTTTTACTTTCCATAGGCTTTACTCTATATTTTTCTTAGAGTTAACTGTTTCCAATTACCCTTCCACAGCAGTAATCCGCCTAATATTGTAAACGTTAGCATCTGCCAGATATCAACTAGAGAACCAAACCCGATTGAAGATGCGATCGCATCTCGAATTTCATCAAAGGCAGCGTGATAAACTGTTACAACTGCAAGGCTTTGAGTAACTGTCCAAATATAGGCATAAGCGATCGCGTGCATCATTGTAGGAATTAGACTTACTGCAAGCACAATGACGATTGAATTTCCCACATTATCGGTAAGTTTTTCAGTGATACCCATGCCAATAATTACAGGCAAATGCCACGCCCACCAAATCAACCCATGAAGTAGCAGTGCTGTTTTTAGGCTGTATTGTTTGACTAGGTGCGGCAGCATATAGCCTCGCCAACCAAACTCTTCACCAAAGGCTGGAATCAACGTTGCCACAAAACGAAGTAGAAAATTGGCGAGAATATCTGAAAGCATGAATCCTCTAGGAATACTTCGCATTCCTAAGACTAATTCGAGGATTGTGGGAACAACCCAGACAAAGATTGCTAATGAAAATACTGCTAAATAGTGTTTTGATTTGCCCCAATTCCAGCCAGCAGTAGAGAAACCATCACGGAATATATAGCGCCCAGCGATATAAGTGCCAACTGTCACCATAATCATTGGTAATGAGCTTAAGGCATAGCGCATAAATGGTGTTTCTGCCCACAGCACATAGGCGATTTGAAATGGCCAAGATAACGCAATAACGACCAAAAAATAAATTTTTAATGAAAAAGGTTTTTTTAAATTCTTCATACTTGAACTGTACCTTCAATATTTTTAGTTGTTGTCTTCCTTCAGCAGAATCTTCGGCACTTGCAGAGGCAAAACTAGGTATATTGCGGTCGCACTTTAATTCACAAATATTAACCGTAGGATCGCAATTGATTTAGAAAACGCTATGTTTAAAAAAGTAATATTAGAGGTGTCGTCGTCTAAGCATATTAGTTAGGAAAGTTAGTAACAATAATATAAAAATAACTATTACAAAAGACAGTATGGTAAACTCAAAACCAAATCCTTTTGTAGTATTTTCCCAACGTATAATCAAAAAATAATTATTGCCGACAATGAACGAAGGAATTTCTAATATTTTTAATAGTGGTACTAGCAAAAAACTAGAAATTAGTACCAACAAAAAAGTCATAAAAGCAATGTTCAATACAGCTTTTACACCTGAACCAAATCTATTATTACCAGTTATAGCAAAAGGAAGTTCTTGGCAAGTCACATTTAAAGGTGCATAAATTGCTATGCTTTCTTCCCTATCTTCAACTTCAATTGATTTTGGGCTAGGATGTTGTCCTCGGCGCTAATCGTGAGAGATTCTTTGCCAGTCTGCTGAATCTTAAGTTTGCCTACAGATTTAAAGGCGGTTGTAAAATTCCACGCCATCCTAGTTCCTCTAATCCACCTCCAATTATAAGAAGTGGTAAGCTAATTAAGATATAGAGAATAGATATAGGATTCTTGACTCCAAAAGCAACCCAAACCATAAATAAACGCCAAATTAAAAATAATCCAAATATCAGCCACACTTTTTTATCTGTCTTTTTACCAAAGACAAACTTAATAAAAGATTGTTTACCAAAATCTTCTTTGAACTGTCGATAAATAATATAAGAACTAATGGCTGGGCCTAAACCGCCAACTGTGTAGGGAACAAAAGATAAAGGCTTACCATACCAAAGAGTATTAAAATATCTGTTGGCGATAATAATAATTAACCAGGACAACCATGTTATTGAAAAAGTGTAAAGTAGAAAAAATCCAACTTGCTTAAGCGATCGCTTCTTTTGGTTCATATTTTTATTGAGCGCCATACAGTAAGAGTAAATTTATTTGTAGGCGGTATTTATGAACGAATAAACCAATCAACGGGGCGGCGTAGTGAAACTGGCTGAGGATAATTCTTTAAATAACCCACTCGCAAAATAAATTGAATATTCTCGCTGATTCCCATCGCTGGATTTAGCTGTTGCTTTGTTGAAGATTCTTCCAATATTTGAGTCATGGGGTGAATCGCAATATTCCTTTCTCGCACTTTTAAAAAAAGTCTTTGCATTTTGCGACCAGTTTCTAGCAGTGTCGCTACCGAATCATCCTTGCTGGTAATGAGAATCCAACCTGCCGATTCTGACACCTGTTTTTTAACATTATCAATGCCTCGCTCTCGGAAATCTTGTTTCATTACATTGTTTTTGCTGTAGAAATTCCGCACCACCCAGCCAGAGAATCCTTCTATTTCCATAGTTGCCGTTGTTAGCCCATCGCTATATTTCTTAGCATCCTTGCTAGAGAATCTGATCCATTCGGCTAACTCTTGCTGCGCTGGATTGCGATCGCTTTGAATGCGGTTGGCAATAATTGTTTGTTCGTCTATATATTGACTTTCTTTGCTAGTGACAGGCAGATAATGAATAAATTCCGGTTCTGAATTGACAAGATACTCAATATCTTCTTTTTTCAGTACATCACTTAAAAAATTGGAGCGAACAGTACGGCGGTTTTTGATTTTAGTGATGTCAAAAGCATTTTTTGACTCTTTTTTAATCAGGTTTACTTCCATCACCTGTTCGTCTTGGTTAGTTTTAGCTAGTAAATTCCAATCGCAGGAGTAACCAAAAGCACCAGCAGCATATTCAAGATTTTGCATGAAAGTGCCGATTGATAAAATGGTTTCTCTCTGAGTCGGATCAACCGCAGGTAGCCATTTATTTTTGTCGTTACCGATAATCCAATGTAATGGTTCGAGATATTGGACAAACCAAGGCTGTGTATTGTGACCGCTCGGTGCGAGGGAGGCAAGAAACAAAATCTCTTTTTCGTCTGACTTGAGATTTTTATTTTTATCTTCTGTAGTTTTCATATCTGCCCTTAAAAGATTACTTTTATCGCTGAATAAATAAGATGTTGTCCCGACGGTAATTGTCGTCCCGATCGCAAGGCTGATAAATTTTTCTCTGTTCATTTCAATAACCTATTTAATGGGATTCAATTGGTAGTTCTAGCGGGAATGCTAACCACGACCAAACGTAGAGTAAAACAGATGGAGAAAAGACGATCGCTACAATAACAGTGACAATCCGTACTCCTTGAAGGGGTAAGTTCCATTGCTGGGCGATCGCGGCACATATTCCGGCAATGACTTTATGGCGGCGACTACGGTAAAAAACGGCAGTTTGTTTCCCAGCAATATCTACTGTTGTTTGCGACTTCTTGACGGTGAGAATCAAAGATATAACAAGTCCGATCGCTCCCAATACCGCCGATGGGATGCTAATAATTGCTAACCAGTGCATAAAAGCCATTCTTGTAACTAAGTCTCCATGCCAGGAAGGGTCGGGACAACGAAAAACAATAGCTTCTGCTTGACAACCAAGGCGCTTTGCTAAACCTATGCCGCTCCAAGCTACTAGAAGCGGTAAAATTGCATAGAAAATACAAAGGACAAATAGAAATAAGTGCCAACGGATTGAAAGCGATCGCATTATGGCAATGGAAGCGATCGCTGGACCCACAAGCAATAGTATCGAAATCAAAGGAAGGAAAATCATTTTATGTGACTGACTATTTAATAACTCTTTGGGGTTGATGGCGTAACTTTAATAGTTCAAACCAAATTAAGCTAATCGCCGCCCCTACCAAACAAATAACAAGGTCGATTGAATGTAGAAAAGAGAAACTAAACAACTGGCGCAAGAACGGAATATAAAGTACAAGGATGAGAAAAAACAGTCCTCCCCCAAGCACCCACCAAAGGGCAGGATTTGGAGATTTCAGTATTTTCAGACTCAGGCGTGAGGTCGAACCTTCAC from Synechocystis sp. PCC 7509 includes these protein-coding regions:
- a CDS encoding DUF3122 domain-containing protein, whose protein sequence is MKTLTINSICCNRFKIRPVRWLLAALICLSLLVWSPLPAFAAITKIEEATGQMLYQSRQNLQDQTGKSWQAIAFKRIYPDGSAMVSLRLVGFPGAVEFDRTQTLTLTTSLGKTFTAKNVSSKISQDTSALTNVGEYDIQQVLPQLQAEIPLHLTLPMVSGTSIKLQIPSTAIQEWQTISAR
- a CDS encoding DsbA family oxidoreductase, which translates into the protein MKPINIFYFSDVLCIWAYIAQVRIDELKTTFQDQIEIEYHFVPVFGNAPEKLEKQWRDRGGLPGYSNHIQEVAKKFAHITVHPDIWTHVTPPSSTSCHLFLHAIQLLEKKGLVEQQMFEKATWAFREAFFTQLAKVGDRPVQFEIAEKLGLPVAAIQAQIDTGEAYAQLSKDFDLIKEHTVTVSPTLIFNEGRQRLNGNVGYRVIEANIRELLHNPPGEQSWC
- a CDS encoding DUF6920 family protein; translation: MWIQWMAIISVLIIVSLGIAAIYGSYRWQIGTDNLRAQLTNGRREIQPKIYEQKEISGEPAPVQRFFQTVLKDKQSIVSAVKLFQQGEFNLNEMKDKWNPFTATQLFVAQRLGFDWDARIQIAPLLNAFVHDTYLLGEGNLHASLLGLFTLAKMHDTPELNQGELLRFLAEAVWYPTALLPSQGVVWEAINDTSARGTLTDGATTVSLVFQFNAEGVISTIRAEARYRDKLTAMPWVGRFGEYSIQNGMLIPLYGEVGWEHPEGLRLYFKGKITEINYEFAL
- a CDS encoding CPBP family intramembrane glutamic endopeptidase, translating into MVVIALSWPFQIAYVLWAETPFMRYALSSLPMIMVTVGTYIAGRYIFRDGFSTAGWNWGKSKHYLAVFSLAIFVWVVPTILELVLGMRSIPRGFMLSDILANFLLRFVATLIPAFGEEFGWRGYMLPHLVKQYSLKTALLLHGLIWWAWHLPVIIGMGITEKLTDNVGNSIVIVLAVSLIPTMMHAIAYAYIWTVTQSLAVVTVYHAAFDEIRDAIASSIGFGSLVDIWQMLTFTILGGLLLWKGNWKQLTLRKI
- a CDS encoding Acg family FMN-binding oxidoreductase, producing MNREKFISLAIGTTITVGTTSYLFSDKSNLLRADMKTTEDKNKNLKSDEKEILFLASLAPSGHNTQPWFVQYLEPLHWIIGNDKNKWLPAVDPTQRETILSIGTFMQNLEYAAGAFGYSCDWNLLAKTNQDEQVMEVNLIKKESKNAFDITKIKNRRTVRSNFLSDVLKKEDIEYLVNSEPEFIHYLPVTSKESQYIDEQTIIANRIQSDRNPAQQELAEWIRFSSKDAKKYSDGLTTATMEIEGFSGWVVRNFYSKNNVMKQDFRERGIDNVKKQVSESAGWILITSKDDSVATLLETGRKMQRLFLKVRERNIAIHPMTQILEESSTKQQLNPAMGISENIQFILRVGYLKNYPQPVSLRRPVDWFIRS
- a CDS encoding PspC domain-containing protein; the protein is MIFLPLISILLLVGPAIASIAIMRSLSIRWHLFLFVLCIFYAILPLLVAWSGIGLAKRLGCQAEAIVFRCPDPSWHGDLVTRMAFMHWLAIISIPSAVLGAIGLVISLILTVKKSQTTVDIAGKQTAVFYRSRRHKVIAGICAAIAQQWNLPLQGVRIVTVIVAIVFSPSVLLYVWSWLAFPLELPIESH